The Apium graveolens cultivar Ventura chromosome 3, ASM990537v1, whole genome shotgun sequence sequence AACATAAAAAAACCTCATTTTCTCGAGGCGGATAAATCAATACGCTTTTCATTCCTTAGGATTCGATATCATTCCCATTCCGATTTCCAAACACCCCCTATATAGGTCAGGAGTTCACTTTTCTATTATTAACATATTTTGGTTAAAACACACTTTCAGCAGGGACAGAACAAAACACACTGATCAGTACAATAACCCCAAAAGCTGATAGATAGATACAAGATACTTACACAAATACTTTAGAAGATGAACTGGGGAAGCAGAAAAGCATTATTACTTGTGAAACTCAACTCAACTGCAACACACATCCAGTGCAGAACCCTAGTTAAAGTCCGTCTCAAATGGGCCAAAAACAAGACTTTAGACAACATAATCGAGACACATACTCATCTCAAAGCTGCGTATCTGCTCAAACACACTATTGTTCGTTCTTCTGCTGGTTTTATTACCTCTAAATCAATCTCTGATTCGCATAAAGTTCTTGGCCTTACAATCCCAACTCTTCGTTTTATCCGTCGTTACCCTACTCtttttcaagaatttaatcaCTCTAAGTACCCTTCTTTGCCTTGTTTTCGCCTTACGGAGATTGCGAAAAAtttacatgatcaagaattgaaAATCTTGGAGGCCCGTGAGCCTGATTTGGTGGAAAGGCTTTGTAAAGTTTTGATGATGACAAGAAACAAGATTGTGCCTTTTGAGTCACTTTATCCTTTGAAATGGGATTTGGGCTTGCCTGATGATTTCGATAGGACTTTGATTTTTAAGTATTCGGATTATTTTCGGGTTGTTAAGGATAAAAATGGGGTTTCTTGTTTGGAATTATTGAAATGGAATGATGATTTTGCTGTTTCTGTTTTGCAAAAAAAGTATGAGAAAGTGGAGTGTGGTGAGAAAGAGTTTAGTAAGTTTAGGAGAGGGCAATCTTCGATGGCGTTTTCGCTTAGGTTTCCAAAGGGCTATGGTGGTCAGAAGAAGGTTAAAGCTTGGATGGAAGAGTTTCAGAAATTGCCTTATGTTTCCCCTTATGAAGATTCAACTAGCATTGATATGAATAGTGATCTAATGGAGAAGAGAATTGTTGGTTTACTACACGAGTTCTTGAGCTTGACTGAACACAAGATGACGAAAAGGAATTACTTAGGAAGCTTGAGGAGTGAACTGAATCTTCCGGAAAGATTTACAAGGATTT is a genomic window containing:
- the LOC141713717 gene encoding protein WHAT'S THIS FACTOR 9, mitochondrial-like, whose amino-acid sequence is MNWGSRKALLLVKLNSTATHIQCRTLVKVRLKWAKNKTLDNIIETHTHLKAAYLLKHTIVRSSAGFITSKSISDSHKVLGLTIPTLRFIRRYPTLFQEFNHSKYPSLPCFRLTEIAKNLHDQELKILEAREPDLVERLCKVLMMTRNKIVPFESLYPLKWDLGLPDDFDRTLIFKYSDYFRVVKDKNGVSCLELLKWNDDFAVSVLQKKYEKVECGEKEFSKFRRGQSSMAFSLRFPKGYGGQKKVKAWMEEFQKLPYVSPYEDSTSIDMNSDLMEKRIVGLLHEFLSLTEHKMTKRNYLGSLRSELNLPERFTRIYTRYPGIFYLSMKCKTTTVAVREGYRRGKLAEPSPLAELRGKFYHAMRTGLMYQNKGLNMLPQLAGLSSSDCGEANGNEGEKDETTRKDRSADACSDSEEEFDGDIFDVFGNGNL